TCAAAGGTAAGTTTATTCAGATCAAAGAATTAATCCAACACACGCTTGATCCGGTTTTATAAATTTGAACGATGAACTTTTTAATATCATTGCTGTTTAACGTTTTAATATGGAGGAGACAACAATTAACAGAGTCCTGATTTGTTTTGTTTTATTGGTTTGTATTTTCAATCAAAATTGTTCAGACATGCAATATGTAAGATACCTGTTACAAGGCAGGCTGATCACTTCAATTGAAAATCAAATGACAGAAATTAACCTTGATGCTCAACCAAGGTTTGCAGACGCTTTTGATATCGACCATGACGGGGATGATGATTTGGTAATAATCGACGATCATGACGTGCTCCTTATTTACAAGAATGTTGCTTCCGGCAGGCTCTCCACACCGCCCTATGAAATTGTCGTTGAAGAGGGCGCCCAACGAATCGCACATGGAGATTTCGACAATGATGGATCGGTTGACATGGCAGTTTCAAACCAATATTCGGATGACATAGCCATACTATTCAATGGGGAAGGTGGAGATTTTTTCGAAGTTTATTATAATGAAGTTGGAATTGAGCCTTTTGCGATCAGTGCCGGAGACCTGAACAACGATGGCAAAATCGATTTATTGGTATCTCACCTTAGTAATAATTCAAGCATTAGTATTCTGGTGGGACAAGGGGATGGTAATTTTAATATCAAAAAAATGATAGAAGTTGGTCAGATTCCATACGATATCGCAATGATTGATTTAGACAATAATGGTTTCCTGGATATTTTATCGGTTAATTTCGATTCAAATGATCTTTCCGTTTTCCTCAATGTCGGTGATTTCTTGTTCCATACTGAAAAAGTATATCCAATTTCGGGTAATCCGTTCAATTTGACGGCGGTCAATTTTAATCATGACGATTTTCCTGATGTTGCGGTTACTTTGTTTGATGTTGATTCTCTTGCCATCTTAATCAATAACGGTAAAGGAGAATTTGACGAAATACTCAAATTTAATACAGGCAAGTCACCATTATCCTTGGCAGCAGCCGATTTCGATGGAAATGGTTGGGAAGATATTGTTGTTGCAAATTCTGAAGAGGATTCACTATCATTTTATTTCAATGACTCAGACTATCTTGAACAATTCAAAGTAGGTTTGGAGGATAATTTTAAAGCAACAATGGTAAAAATTTGTAATTTTAACCAGAATGGTTATCCTGATTTAGTCTTAACTTATTTTGATAATCAGAAAGTTAGAATCTATTATGACGTTTTTCAGTGGAGAAAGTGGAGATAATGAAATTAAGAAATTCTAACTTATAACTAATGTTTAAAGAAAAAATATACTATTTTTGACAAGTTCTTTTTAATGATATATATTAAAGGACAAAAGTTGAATTGGATTTTTCATGAAGTATAAAACTAAACTAACATTACTTTTCCTTTTCATTTGCTCGTCCAATAATGTTGCTCAACAGAAGTCTACATGGGAAGTTATTCAAGATAAAATTTTAACACCCAACTGTACGAGTTGTCATGTTGCAGGATCTTCTTTTGCCATTCAATCGGGGTTGGTTTTAACCAAGGATGTTGCTTATAAAAATATAGCAAATGGTACGCCTAACAATGAAGCAGCGAGGGGCGATGGATTATTACTGGTGGGAAATAAAGGGCTCGAAAGTCTTTATAAAAGCTATTTGTGGGAAAAAATTGATGCTCCCGATCAAGAACATTTTTTTTCGGATCATCCGTATTATGGCTCTCTTATGCCTTTGGGGGCGCCACCCCTTACCAATGGACAATTGAAATTTATGAAAGAATGGATACTTGCCGGAATCCCCGAAACCGGAATTGTGGCAGATGAATCCATTCTTGAAGATACTAGTAGATTTGAAATTCCTGAGTTTCAACCACTGCTTCCACCTGAACACGGCGTGCAACTTCATCTTGGCCCTTTCGACGTTCAACCCAATTTTGAAAGAGAATTTTTTTATTACCTCCCGCTGAATAATAAAGAGGAGATTTTTATAAATCGTGTAGAAATAAATATGCGGCGAGGAAGCCATCATTTCATTGCATATCAATTTAATTCTGAAATTCCTGATTATTTAATCCCCCAGGCGAATGTTATTCGAGATATTCGTAACAGTGACGGAAGCTATAATATTTTAAATTTATTAGCCACGCCATTTCATACTTTTGTTACTGGTACGCAGTGGCCAAACTTGAATTATCATTTACCCCCGGGGGTAGCCTTAAGGCTACCGGCCAATATCGGATTGGATTTAAATCTACATTATGTAAATAGAACCGATGAGATTATGCAAGGTGAAATATATACAAATTTACACTTTGTAGAACCTAAGGATGTTGTTCATGAAGCAAAGACACTCAATCTTGGGAAATTTGATATAGAACTTCCACCTCATCAAGTAACTACTTTAACTAAAGTATTTACATTTTGGGAGACCAGATATATCTTCCAGCTATTCTCTCATGCACATGAACATATGACAGAATTTCGAGTTGAGATTGATGGAGGTCCAAGGAATGGAGATCTTGTCTATATCACTTACGATTGGGAACACCCGCCTATTCTGGAATTAGATCCCCCGTTAGTCATAGAAGAAGGCCAGGGTCTAAAACTAATCACAACGTATAATAATTGGACAGATCGTACTTTAAATTTTGGCTTGCGTAGCGATGATGAAATGATGATTCTTTTTGGCGGATATTACTTGAAAACGGCCACGAGTGTTGAAGATAATGGGCGAGTTAACCAGCCTGAAGTTTTTACCTTGGAGCAGAATTATCCAAACCCATTTAATCCACAAACCACGATTAGTTACAAGTTACCTCAACAAACTCACGTCAATTTGGCTATTTATGATATAACAGGAAGAATAGTTGAACAATTACTTGATGATACTCAACCTGCAGGAGTCCATCAAATTATTTGGAACGCGAATGGCGCTCCCTCCGGTATGTATATTGTTAGAATCAAAACGGATAGTTTTCAGTCTATGCGGAAAATGCTGTATTTGAAGTAAGTCAATTTATTATCACCTCAATTTATTCAAACCTCGAAACTAATCCTCATTCATTTCGTATTTTTTGAATCAATTTATCATAACTATTCACTAGATAGGCTGTAGCTTTTTAGGCTGTAGTAGGAACCGCGGTTTCAGTTCCGTCCAATCCCAACGCTTCGGGATAGAAGCATGTACGAGAGAAAGTCAGGTTGAATATCTTCGTCCCAGATGGCCGGGATCGCTTTTGGATCGTTAAATGAATTATATTATCAGTTTAGCCTTGCCAAACGGTTGGGATACTTCAAAGAGTATGAAAGAGCGAATATTAACGAGTCGAAAATTGCAGAAACTGAAAATATCCTAGGCACTTTGATTAGAACAATGCGCAAAACCTAACAACCTTATAGCCTATAGCCTACAGTCTAAACACCTGAATAGTTACAATTTTGTCTTCAATCACTTATCGCCTTGGTTGTTCTTGACTTTAAGATCACGAAAAGGTAATTTGACAATAAGCACTTTATTTAAGATTTAATTCACGGAAATGATAAGACCGGTATAAATTCCTTTCTGAAAGAATTTATAAAATTTTGAATCCATAACAAAAACTTCGGGAGGCTTATGTTAAAATCAAACTTAATTTATAGATTAAGTTGCGCTCTGATCTTCAGTGCAAGTTGTGTTTTTGCCCAACAGGCAACGCTGGAAAAACAACCGGTACTTTTTGCGGAACCATTGAGTCCACGAATTGCCAATTATGATATTGACGTCAAACTGGACACGGAAACCCGAATTCTTACGGGAAAACAAACTCTGGTTTGGCACAATACCTCAAATGACCAGATTGACGAGTTGCAATTTCACCTGTATCTTAATGCATTCCGCAATAATCAATCTACTTTTATGCAGGAATCCGGCGGCACACATCGTGGTAACGTGATTGATGATGACGGCTGGGGGTTTATGGAAGTGGAAAAAATCACAACCGCTGATGGCGAAGATTTGACTTCAGGCTTGGAATTCATTCATCCTGATGATAATTATTTAGACGATAAAACTGCTGCAAGGGTACCGCTTTCAAAATCCATCCCTCCAGGAGGATCGATCGTCGTGACCATTGACTTTAAAGCCAAATTACCTAGCCCTCCGTTTGCCCGTACCGGGGCAAAGGATGAGTATTTTTTTGTTGGGCAATGGTTTCCCAAAATAGCGGTATATACTGAAGATGGCTGGAATAATCATCAATTTCATGCCAATTCAGAATTTTTTGCGGATTACGGTGTTTATAATGTCAAAATTACTGTTCCTGAAGAGAATGTGGTAGGTGCGACGGGTCTGGAAGTAGACCTGGTCAATAACGGCGATGGTACAGCGACCCACTATTTCCATGCAGAGGATGTGCATGATTTTGCCTGGACCACAAGCCCGGAATTTGTAGAATTTACCGGCAAGGCGCAAGATGTTGACATTCGTGTTCTCATGCAGCCGGATCATGCTTACCAGGGTGAACGACATTTAGCTGCTACGATAGCATCTGTTGAATATTTTCAAAATTGGTATGGTGATTATCCATTCCCGAATTTAACGGTAATCGATCCCAGGCGAGGAGCGGAAGGCTCCGGTGGCATGGAGTATCCAACTTTAATAACTGCCATGACACAATATGGTTTGCCTGAAGGGATAAGAGTTGTTGAGATGGTTATCGTCCATGAATTTGGTCATAATTTTTGGTATCACTTGTTGGCTTCAAATGAATTTGAAGAAAGCTGGATGGATGAGGGGATCAATACCTACACAGAAATTCAAATTATGGATGCGGAATATGCCAAAGAAGGACGAGGTGGAATGATTGATTTTCTCGGTATCAAAATCAATGATGTCCAGTTGCAGCGTGGTCAATATCTTTTTGGCGCTGATCTGGATCCGGTTGTGAAAAAGGCCTGGGATTTTTACAATAACACAAGTTATGGCATCAATTCGTACGCAAAACCTGGCGTCATTTTAACCACTCTGCAGAATTATATCGGTACAGAAAAAATGAAAGAAGTGATGCAGGCCTATGTCCATCGCTGGCGCTTTAAACATCCGAAATCACAGGATTTCTTTGATGTCGTGAATGATGTAGCCGGACAGGATTTTACCTGGTTTTTTGACCAGGCGTTCTATTCCAGGAAACAAATCGATTACAGCGTAGCAAACGTTTTTTCACGGGAGATTCGAGAAAAGACAGGATTTGATTTTTCTATTTCAACTGATGAAATGGATACAGATTTAACAATTAGTACTTCCGATTCAACTTCAGAATTTATCCTGGAAGAAGCCGAACCTATGGAGGGTGACTCTGTTGAATCCGTCGAAGAAGAGGACAGCCCCAAAATGTTTTACAACGAAGTAAGAGTTCGGCGTTTAGGCGACTTTGTGTTTCCAGTTGAGATCCAAATCGTATTCGATAACGGTGATACTTTAGTTGAAAATTGGGATGGCAAGGACTTATGGAAAAAATATAAATATACAAGACCAAACAAGCTGGTTTCGGCAACAGTCGATCCGGGACAAAAAATAATTCTCGATGTTAATTTTACCAATAATAGCCGGTTGGTTGATAACCGGTCGATTGGGATTAATAAACTGTCGATCCGTTGGATGTTCTGGATGCAATTTTTAATCGACCAACCGGATTTCATAAACTTGTTGTCGGCATTTAACGAGGTGTTTTAATCAGTTCAATTTTGATGGAATCGGTAGACGAGAGTTCCGAACGAAGAATTTAAAATAGAGGAAGAAAAATGGTAGGAACAGCTTTGAAAACTGGCTTTTCAAACATGTGGACAAACAAACGCATGTTGATCGTTTTTTATTTAAGCAATTTATTTTTTGGAATGATTCTGATGCTGCCGTTTCGTGGGGCACTTTCGAATTATATCGGTAACAGCAAAATGGGTGAGATCCTGGCAGGGCGATTGGACATGGATTTCGTGTTGGAATTCATCCAGAATATTGATTCTGTGATGGGTTTATTTGGGTCGCTAGTTCCTTTGGTGCCGATCCTTTTTTGGTTATTCCTGATATTCCTTTCCGGCGGCGCATTTGCCGTGTTTGCAAGCGGAGAAAAATATACACCTGTTGCTTTCTGGGGCGGTTGTGCACAATATTTTGGCCGGTTTATTCGGTTGGTTTTGTGGAGTTTGCTGTTCGGTGTGTTATTCTTCCTTTTACAGCTCTTGGTCTCTCTAGTTAGAAAATTATTTGGCGATGATCCTTACCAGAACATAACCTATTGGCTAGGATGGGTAACGGTTGGCGTGCGTTACATCAGTATTATTTTATTTGGAATATTGTTGGATTATGCCAGAATTCATGCTGTCACAACAGGAGATCGCAGAATGCGAGTCTCGGTTTGGTATGCTTTTAAGTTCATGTTCAGGAATTTTGTCAAAACCTTCAGTCTTGCTCTATTCTTGTTTGTTATCGGCGCTATGGTTTTGGTGATTTATAATCTTATATCCGACAGTTTATCGGCTCCGAGTGCTTTGGTCATTCTTTTGTTATTCGTTTTTCAACAGCTTTATATGGTTTTTAGAATGATGATGAGGTTGACCTTTTATTCAAGTCAGACGAATCTATTTCAGAGCTTAAGTGAAGACAAGATTACGGTAACTGAGACTTCGGAAGGTGAGATTGGTATAGAAGGTGCGCCGGCGTAGATGTTTTTCTAATTCTTAAAATAGGGCTATGCAAAGAATAAGTTTTTTAAAGGAATAAAATAATTCTTATGAAGTAAATCAGTCAAATAATCAAGCGATCTAATTTATTTAATATATTTTTCCATAGCTGTTTTCTCGAACTTTGTTATTATTTTTGTTATTGCTTAACTAAATATAAAACAATAGCTTGTAAAAGAAAACAGCTTTTTTTTTATGAATTATCCAGGTTAATTTAATTAATATAGAAATTCATTTAGTTATTCTTAATCATACATCATGTGCATGATTCTTTGATGGTCCTTTGATGGTTTTTTTTGGAGTGCGTCAACCGTGTTGATGCACAAGTTTGAATCATGTCGCAATCCATCGAGCCAAATCAATAATTCCAGATCTATTCAAAAATCATCTTCTACCTTGATCTTGTCAAAAGGATAATTTCTAACAAGTTCTCTAACAGCATCTTCATTCTCACGGAATCGATAATAATAGCTGCCAAACTCCCATTTTACTGGGTCATCTATCAGAAAGTGTTTCACAGGATTAAACCAGGTATAATTTATCCTCGCAAAATAAGATCGTTCGTAAGTTAAACAGGTATCCCAGTAATTATACCATATCCTCTTTTTCTGTTCTAAATCCGGAAAAGTTTTCCTAAGTTTTAAAGTAGTAAACCTGTGGATATCCCTGATAATTTTAGGCAAATCAACAGCGTTTTCTGGAGAATTGACAATCAAATGATAATGATTGTCTAGAATAACCCAATCTTCAAGATGCCAATCGCCTTTGGAGAATCCTTTTATAATTGATTCTAACAGGATTTGTTTTGCGAACTTTGTCGAGAAATGGTGTAATTTTTGGTATGTGCTTGCTGTTATGAAGTATTTTGCATTTGGGATGAACAAATGTGGAGGATTGTGTTGATAGGTTTTGTAGATAATTTTTTGATTGGTTGTCATGATGTTTTATGCTTAAAAGCGCATCAACACGGTTGATGCATTCCATATGAATTTAATTATTAATTTTGTAATAACTTATTTAAACAAGGCCCCTCTTAGAAAATCATCCCGTTTTTACTTGTTCATAATCCAATTAGGCTAACTAAATAACGAATATAAAATAGAAAAAAATCCCCTCAGATGAGGGGATTTTTGGTTAAAATATGAAGTCCGGATTTATATTACTCAGCTGGCACAACTTCCATCGCTGTTTTACCTTTTTGTTTCGAAAGATAGAGAGCAGTAATCTTCTTGAAGTAAAGGCGCAAGTCATCAAAAAGTGTATATGCCCAAGGCACTGCAATTAATGTCAAGAGGGTTGAGGTAAGCAATCCACCTATGATAACTCTGCCCATGGGTGCATACGGAATTCCGATCATTTGTGCATTACCAACCGCCATTGGCAGCAACCCGCCAATCGTTGTGAAAGCCGTCATTAATATGGGGCGAAATCGCTGTTTTCCAGCTTCGATAATTGCATCGTACCGGCTGTAGCCTTCTGTACGAAGTCTATTCACGAGATCGATTATAACGATGGCGTTGTTAACGACAATGCCAACTAGAATGACAAATCCGATTACACTCATAATGTCCATTGTTGTGTTTGTTATAAATAATAACCAGAAAGCACCGACAAAGGCAAATGGGATAGACACAAGCACAGAAAGTGGTAAAACAAACGATTCAAACAAAATGCCCATCAAAAGGAAAACAAAGATTACTGCCAGCATTAATGCAAAAGACTGGCTTTCGTTGGTTTGCTGCATACGGTCAAAGCGCTGCCCTTTGCTCCAGGAATATCCATAGGGCATTTCAAAACCCGCCATTACTTTATCTACTTTTCCAAATAAAGATTTCATATCATCCTGGGTAGAATTGGCTTTGATTCGTAGAAAGGTTTTGCCATTTTCACGTTGAATTTCGCCGAATCCTTTCTTCATAGTGAATGTTGCGATGGCATCTAATGGAATCTCTTTACCTGATCGAGAGAAAAATGTCATATTTTTTAACTGAGAAAGATTCTTACGATCTTCTTTACGGAGTTGGATATGGACATCAATTTCTTTATCTTTAGTTTGATACTTAGGAAGTGGAATTCCCCGCAAAGCATATTGCACGGTTCCGGAAATCGTAGCTGGTGAAATGCCATATTTTGCTGCCTGGTCTCGTTTTATGAATAAATGAATCTCATCACTGCCATTTTCGCGATCGGTTTCGAGACTGATGATTTCATCGATGGTGCTTAATCTCCGTTCTACTTCCTTGGCTAAATCGGATAATGTATTGGTATCGTCACCAAAAAGAAGGATTGAAAGAGATGCATCATCTCCGGCTTGTTGCCGCCAGGATGTGCGAACCGTGATTCCCGGGAAGTCGGGAATTCTTTTCATAATATCTTCCAACACATCCTTCCTTTCCATTACACCGCCAGGAAGGTTGCCAAATTGTTTACTAATATTATCATAAACCACTTCATACCAATCTCTTCTTGGCTGAGGTTTAAGAAAAACCCGCATCATACCAAAATTATGGCTATGACGGGCGTCGATTGTCATGACCCCGTAAATATCACGTTTGACATTAATGGTATCCTCAATGGTTCCAAATACCCGGTCTGCATCTTCAATGGTGTAATTATCCGGCATTTCAAAATAAAGCCGAATATCGTTAATGTTACCGTTTGAATCCGTACTTTTGATATTGCTTATTGCATACGGCAAAGAAGCCATAACAAAGAGAAGGATCACACCCATTTCCAGACGATGGGTAACACTCCAGCTTAACATTCTCTGGTAAATCGCGTTGGCCTTTGTGATCACTTTAGCTTCTTTCACTTCTTTTTTGCTGGTAATCCGGGTAGCAGCGAGAGGAATAAATATCATTGCGATAAATAGTGATGCAATTAATGAAATGACAACAGGAAAACCGATACGGAACATATAGAACTGAAAACCCGTGTCGTCATTCATTAAGATTAAAGGCAAGAAAACCACTACAGTCGTCATCGTTGCCATGGTAATCGCTAGAGCCACTTCGCTTGAACCAAATAATGAGGATTCCTTTTTTGATGCTCCTTGCGATCTCTTTCGATAAATATTTTCCAGCACAACGATAGAATTATCGACTACCATACCAATAGAAATCATTAACCCCATCATGGTGATTAAGTTCAGAGTCCAGCCCATAAAATATAAGACTGTCATAGTAACCAGCACTGTCAGAGGAATTGCGATCGTTATAATAACTGTCATGCGAAATCGTCGGAGGAAAAAGTAAAGTATAAAGAAAGCAAAAAGTCCGCCCCACATTCCTGTGGTTAATAGGTTGTCGATGGATTCCTGAATGAATTTGCCCTGGTTAAACAAGATATCTATTTCCAAGCCCGCAAGTTTGGGATCTGCTTTAAAAGTTTCTTCAAACATCTTTTTAAGGTTATTGCAAAGTTCAACAGTATTGGCTGTTGATTCTTTAAAAACGCCCACGCTAATTCCTCTTTTGCCATTGATGGTCTGCCGCCATCTCCTCTCAGGAACATCATATTTAATTTCAGCAATGTCCTTTAGTTTTAAATTTGCACCACGAATCGGCAGATTTTTGAGCTGGTCCAGATCACTAAATTTCCCAACGGAGCGGACAAATATCTTCTGGTTGCCTTCGGTC
This candidate division KSB1 bacterium DNA region includes the following protein-coding sequences:
- a CDS encoding four helix bundle protein, which codes for MAGIAFGSLNELYYQFSLAKRLGYFKEYERANINESKIAETENILGTLIRTMRKT
- a CDS encoding efflux RND transporter permease subunit, which translates into the protein MSKLKGSLFPRFSINRPVTVLMTLLAVLVVGFISFTQIPVELLPQGFIPPFLGVYTPYPNSNPQEVEEQIAKPIEEQCRTINGVRRVNTSSSSNGCWTFIEFRQNTDMDVAYAQLRDRMDRVRAELPDDIERIYLRKFTDDDDPVFWVAMAQNQHFEDPYLLIEQVMKKPLERVDGVAKVEIWGAEEKSILIYINQDKVRSYNINLYETIQQLRNDNFSLASGYVTEGNQKIFVRSVGKFSDLDQLKNLPIRGANLKLKDIAEIKYDVPERRWRQTINGKRGISVGVFKESTANTVELCNNLKKMFEETFKADPKLAGLEIDILFNQGKFIQESIDNLLTTGMWGGLFAFFILYFFLRRFRMTVIITIAIPLTVLVTMTVLYFMGWTLNLITMMGLMISIGMVVDNSIVVLENIYRKRSQGASKKESSLFGSSEVALAITMATMTTVVVFLPLILMNDDTGFQFYMFRIGFPVVISLIASLFIAMIFIPLAATRITSKKEVKEAKVITKANAIYQRMLSWSVTHRLEMGVILLFVMASLPYAISNIKSTDSNGNINDIRLYFEMPDNYTIEDADRVFGTIEDTINVKRDIYGVMTIDARHSHNFGMMRVFLKPQPRRDWYEVVYDNISKQFGNLPGGVMERKDVLEDIMKRIPDFPGITVRTSWRQQAGDDASLSILLFGDDTNTLSDLAKEVERRLSTIDEIISLETDRENGSDEIHLFIKRDQAAKYGISPATISGTVQYALRGIPLPKYQTKDKEIDVHIQLRKEDRKNLSQLKNMTFFSRSGKEIPLDAIATFTMKKGFGEIQRENGKTFLRIKANSTQDDMKSLFGKVDKVMAGFEMPYGYSWSKGQRFDRMQQTNESQSFALMLAVIFVFLLMGILFESFVLPLSVLVSIPFAFVGAFWLLFITNTTMDIMSVIGFVILVGIVVNNAIVIIDLVNRLRTEGYSRYDAIIEAGKQRFRPILMTAFTTIGGLLPMAVGNAQMIGIPYAPMGRVIIGGLLTSTLLTLIAVPWAYTLFDDLRLYFKKITALYLSKQKGKTAMEVVPAE
- a CDS encoding M1 family metallopeptidase: MLKSNLIYRLSCALIFSASCVFAQQATLEKQPVLFAEPLSPRIANYDIDVKLDTETRILTGKQTLVWHNTSNDQIDELQFHLYLNAFRNNQSTFMQESGGTHRGNVIDDDGWGFMEVEKITTADGEDLTSGLEFIHPDDNYLDDKTAARVPLSKSIPPGGSIVVTIDFKAKLPSPPFARTGAKDEYFFVGQWFPKIAVYTEDGWNNHQFHANSEFFADYGVYNVKITVPEENVVGATGLEVDLVNNGDGTATHYFHAEDVHDFAWTTSPEFVEFTGKAQDVDIRVLMQPDHAYQGERHLAATIASVEYFQNWYGDYPFPNLTVIDPRRGAEGSGGMEYPTLITAMTQYGLPEGIRVVEMVIVHEFGHNFWYHLLASNEFEESWMDEGINTYTEIQIMDAEYAKEGRGGMIDFLGIKINDVQLQRGQYLFGADLDPVVKKAWDFYNNTSYGINSYAKPGVILTTLQNYIGTEKMKEVMQAYVHRWRFKHPKSQDFFDVVNDVAGQDFTWFFDQAFYSRKQIDYSVANVFSREIREKTGFDFSISTDEMDTDLTISTSDSTSEFILEEAEPMEGDSVESVEEEDSPKMFYNEVRVRRLGDFVFPVEIQIVFDNGDTLVENWDGKDLWKKYKYTRPNKLVSATVDPGQKIILDVNFTNNSRLVDNRSIGINKLSIRWMFWMQFLIDQPDFINLLSAFNEVF
- a CDS encoding VCBS repeat-containing protein: MTEINLDAQPRFADAFDIDHDGDDDLVIIDDHDVLLIYKNVASGRLSTPPYEIVVEEGAQRIAHGDFDNDGSVDMAVSNQYSDDIAILFNGEGGDFFEVYYNEVGIEPFAISAGDLNNDGKIDLLVSHLSNNSSISILVGQGDGNFNIKKMIEVGQIPYDIAMIDLDNNGFLDILSVNFDSNDLSVFLNVGDFLFHTEKVYPISGNPFNLTAVNFNHDDFPDVAVTLFDVDSLAILINNGKGEFDEILKFNTGKSPLSLAAADFDGNGWEDIVVANSEEDSLSFYFNDSDYLEQFKVGLEDNFKATMVKICNFNQNGYPDLVLTYFDNQKVRIYYDVFQWRKWR
- a CDS encoding T9SS type A sorting domain-containing protein, whose translation is MKYKTKLTLLFLFICSSNNVAQQKSTWEVIQDKILTPNCTSCHVAGSSFAIQSGLVLTKDVAYKNIANGTPNNEAARGDGLLLVGNKGLESLYKSYLWEKIDAPDQEHFFSDHPYYGSLMPLGAPPLTNGQLKFMKEWILAGIPETGIVADESILEDTSRFEIPEFQPLLPPEHGVQLHLGPFDVQPNFEREFFYYLPLNNKEEIFINRVEINMRRGSHHFIAYQFNSEIPDYLIPQANVIRDIRNSDGSYNILNLLATPFHTFVTGTQWPNLNYHLPPGVALRLPANIGLDLNLHYVNRTDEIMQGEIYTNLHFVEPKDVVHEAKTLNLGKFDIELPPHQVTTLTKVFTFWETRYIFQLFSHAHEHMTEFRVEIDGGPRNGDLVYITYDWEHPPILELDPPLVIEEGQGLKLITTYNNWTDRTLNFGLRSDDEMMILFGGYYLKTATSVEDNGRVNQPEVFTLEQNYPNPFNPQTTISYKLPQQTHVNLAIYDITGRIVEQLLDDTQPAGVHQIIWNANGAPSGMYIVRIKTDSFQSMRKMLYLK
- a CDS encoding transposase: MTTNQKIIYKTYQHNPPHLFIPNAKYFITASTYQKLHHFSTKFAKQILLESIIKGFSKGDWHLEDWVILDNHYHLIVNSPENAVDLPKIIRDIHRFTTLKLRKTFPDLEQKKRIWYNYWDTCLTYERSYFARINYTWFNPVKHFLIDDPVKWEFGSYYYRFRENEDAVRELVRNYPFDKIKVEDDF